ACTGCTCCCGCCGAGGAACTGGACCGCAGGGAGCGCGAGTGCGCCCGCCGTATCAAGAGCTTCCTGCCCACCAGACCCAGGCCGACCGCCTTCGAACGGCTGCGGGCGGCCACGCTCTGAGCCTCACGGTCCGGTCGCCCGTCGTGGCGTGCGTCCGGTGTCCCGCCCGGTGACCGAGCGGCCGCCGGCATTCCGCCACCTCCCGGCGCCGCCGTCGTCCCGGACATGCCCCGCCACCACGTGGTGCTCCCGTGCCCGTGCCCCCGTGCCCCCGTGCCCCCGTGCCCCCGTGTCCCCTGTCCCGCGAGCCGCGTGCGGGAGGGCCGATGGCCGATGGCCGATCACTCTAGGCTCGCAGCCGCGCGAGAACCGCCTCGTCGACGGGATACGCCCGCTCCTCGGGCAACAGCCCGGCGGCCCGCTCCAGTTCACCCGCACGGACCAGCCCGTGGATCTCCGCGGCGAGCGGCGTCACGTCCTCGATGCCCACGATCCACTCGTCGGCGTACCGCGCCGCCGCCTCCCCCGCGAGACCCAGCTGCAGCGACCGGTACGGCAGGGGCCTGAAACGCAGATCACGCTCGGGATCCCACTGCACGCGCGTGGGCGCCTGCTTCAACTGCCGACTCCAGGCGGCCCGGTCGCCGTGCAGGTCGGCCACGAAGTGCGACAGACACGCGTGGCGCAGCGCCCAGACGAAGCCCTCCCGGCTGATCTCGACGGCCAGGACGGTCTCCTGGTCCCCCTTCGTGCCCCAGCCGCAGCGGTACATCATCCAGAGGAACGACGGCTTGATCCAGGTCATCCGCTCCCGCTTCCAGGACGCCGGGAAGCGACCGTCACGGGCGGCGGCCCGGCCGATCTCGGGCCGGTACGCCTGGTAGACGGTGATCGTGGACTCCGTATGGCGGGCACGTACACGGAACTTGGGCTCTCGCCCGGCGGCAGGGACTGACTGATCGTTCACACGGACAGAATCGGCCCTCGCAACCGGTCACGGCCACCGAATATCGCCGCGTCCCCCTTGGCGGTGTCCGCCCGATGCCCAACACTGAGCCGATGACGCAGCGTATGGAGCTCGCCACCGTGATGGACCGGCTGGCAGTGGACGGATTGATCACCGACTACGCGGTGGCGGTGGACGACGGCGACTGGGAGGCGTACCGGGGACTGTTCGCACCCGACGGCCGCGCGGACTACCGCTCGGCCGGCGGCATCGAGGGCGACGCCGGGAAGGTCGCCGCGTGGCTCGCGGAGAGCATGCGGCTGTTCGCGATGCGCCAGCATCTGATCGTCAACCGCCGGCTCCGCTTCGGCACCCTGGAACAGGACACCGGCGACACGGCCCGCGTGCAGGCCGACTACATCAATCCGATGCGCCTCGCGGCAGGCGGAGACGGGGCCGCCGGCGGCTCGACCGCCCCCGACATCGTGTGCGGCGGCCGGTACGTCTTCGGGTTGCTGCGCACGTACGACGGCTGGCGGCTGCGCGAGGTGATCGTGCAGGAGAAGTGGCGCCGCCAACCGAACGGGCACCCCGATCCTATGATCAACTGAGCGGACGCCCCCTGTCCCTGGGTCATCCGCTGTAGGCACACTGGAGACACCCGTGGGGTAGGAGGAGCCGTATGAAGACGTTCGGCAACTGGCTCACCTCCCCGTGGCGGCGTTCGGCCGTCGCCGCGCTGGCGGGCTCACTGCCCGTGCTCGCCTTTCCCGCGCCGTCCCTGTGGTGGTGCGCCTATGTCGCCCTCGTCCCCTGGATCCTGCTCGTCCGCTCGGCGCCCACCTGGAAGCGGGCGGCGTACGACGGCTGGTCCGGCGGGTTCGGCTTCATGCTGGCGATGCATCACTGGCTGCTGCCGAGCCTGCACGTCTTCACGTTCGTCATCGCCGCGCTACTGGGCGCGCTGTGGGCCCCGTGGGGCTGGATGGTGCGCCGCTGCCTCGCCGGAACGCCCTCCCGCGGCCGGATCGCGGCCGCCCTCCTCGTCCTGCCGTCGGGCTGGCTCGCCGTCGAGCTGGTCCGCTCCTGGCAGGGGCTCGGCGGGCCCTGGGGCATGCTCGGGTCCACCCAGTGGCAGGTGGAACCGGCGCTGCGGCTGGCTTCGGTGGGCGGGGTGTGGCTGCTCAGCTTCCTGGTGGTGGCCGTCAACGTGGCCGTCGCCGTTCTCGTCGCCGTGCGCGAGTCCCGGATACCGGCCGTGGCCTGCCTCGTCGCCACGGCGGCCGTTACCTCGGCGGCCTGGGAGTGGTCGCCACGTCCCGATACCGACGGCCGGGTCAGGATCGCGGTCGTCCAGCCGGGCGTGGTGACCGGCGGCAACCCCCGGTTCGAGCGCGAGGAGCAGCTGACCCGGCGGCTCGTCGGCCAGGACGTCGATCTGATCGTCTGGGGTGAGAGCAGCGTCGGCTTCGATCTGGGCCGACGGCCCGACCTCGCGCGACGGATCGCCGCGCTCTCCAGTGAGACCGGCGCGGACATACTGGTCAACGTGGACGCCCGGCGCTCCGACAAACCCGGCATCTACAAGAGCTCGATCCTGGTCGGCCCCGACGGCCTCACCGGCGACCGCTACGACAAGATGCGGCTCGTGCCCTTCGGCGAGTACATCCCGGCCCGCTCCCTGCTCGGCTGGGCGACCTCCGTCGGCAAGGCAGCGGGCGAGGACCGCAGGAAAGGCTCCGAGCAGGTGGTGATGAACGTCGGGAACGGGCTGCGCGTCGGGCCGATGGTGTGCTTCGAGACCGCCTTCCCCGACATGACCCGCCATCTCACCGAGGACGGCGCCGACGTACTGATCGGCCAGTCGGCCACCTCGACCTTCCAGCAGAGCTGGGCCCCCGAGCAGCACGCCTCGCTGGCCGCGCTGCGCGCCGCCGAGACCGGCCGCCCGATGGTGCACGCGACACTGACGGGCGTGTCCGCCGTCTACAGCGCCAGTGGACAGCGCGTCGGCCCGTGGCTCGGCACCGATGCCAGCACCGCCCAGGTGTACGACGTCCCGCTGGCGCACGGCACCACCCCGTACGTCCGCTACGGCGACTGGACCGTGAAGGCGGCGCTGATGATCCTCGTCGCGTGGGCCGCCGCCGAGAGCGTACGGTCGCTGCGGGTCAGGCGGCCCGCTCCCGCACCGCGTGTACCACCCGCTCGCACAGTTCGTGAGTCGCCAGCGCGTCCCGGGCGCTGAGCACCTTGCCCGCGCGCACGGCGTCGAGGAAGGCG
The nucleotide sequence above comes from Streptomyces sp. NL15-2K. Encoded proteins:
- a CDS encoding DUF4291 domain-containing protein, coding for MNDQSVPAAGREPKFRVRARHTESTITVYQAYRPEIGRAAARDGRFPASWKRERMTWIKPSFLWMMYRCGWGTKGDQETVLAVEISREGFVWALRHACLSHFVADLHGDRAAWSRQLKQAPTRVQWDPERDLRFRPLPYRSLQLGLAGEAAARYADEWIVGIEDVTPLAAEIHGLVRAGELERAAGLLPEERAYPVDEAVLARLRA
- a CDS encoding nuclear transport factor 2 family protein; translated protein: MTQRMELATVMDRLAVDGLITDYAVAVDDGDWEAYRGLFAPDGRADYRSAGGIEGDAGKVAAWLAESMRLFAMRQHLIVNRRLRFGTLEQDTGDTARVQADYINPMRLAAGGDGAAGGSTAPDIVCGGRYVFGLLRTYDGWRLREVIVQEKWRRQPNGHPDPMIN
- the lnt gene encoding apolipoprotein N-acyltransferase, whose product is MKTFGNWLTSPWRRSAVAALAGSLPVLAFPAPSLWWCAYVALVPWILLVRSAPTWKRAAYDGWSGGFGFMLAMHHWLLPSLHVFTFVIAALLGALWAPWGWMVRRCLAGTPSRGRIAAALLVLPSGWLAVELVRSWQGLGGPWGMLGSTQWQVEPALRLASVGGVWLLSFLVVAVNVAVAVLVAVRESRIPAVACLVATAAVTSAAWEWSPRPDTDGRVRIAVVQPGVVTGGNPRFEREEQLTRRLVGQDVDLIVWGESSVGFDLGRRPDLARRIAALSSETGADILVNVDARRSDKPGIYKSSILVGPDGLTGDRYDKMRLVPFGEYIPARSLLGWATSVGKAAGEDRRKGSEQVVMNVGNGLRVGPMVCFETAFPDMTRHLTEDGADVLIGQSATSTFQQSWAPEQHASLAALRAAETGRPMVHATLTGVSAVYSASGQRVGPWLGTDASTAQVYDVPLAHGTTPYVRYGDWTVKAALMILVAWAAAESVRSLRVRRPAPAPRVPPARTVRESPARPGR